Genomic DNA from Manihot esculenta cultivar AM560-2 chromosome 15, M.esculenta_v8, whole genome shotgun sequence:
ACATTAAGTAACAAATCAAACTTGGATAAGGAGAATCACAACAACTCTCCAGTCTTGTCAATTAAACATGCACACTGACAATATTGTCACCACACATCTGGTCGCAGCTCACCAGTTGCTGGGGGCATCCATCTCCCAGAATTGTAGACATTTTCACCAACTTTCCAACCAGGCACATCCTTCATTACTTCTGCCTCGTACTCAAGATACTTATTCCACTCTTTGACAAATCTATGGATAAAAATGGATGACCATAAGAAAACTTCCCTACACAAACTGGAAGAGTACATCAGTGATGGCAGTGGGAAAGAGCTACTACCTTTCATCTTCTTCAGCTTGAAGCACAGGTAATATTGCTCTTCGAGCAGCATATTTCTCTTCCTTGAGTGCCCTGCAGCATGAAAATATTGAATTAAGGTTGTAGTTTGTGACGTCCCCACATAAGAAGGTCAAAGCCTGAGCATTACGTTTGTATTATCAGTAACTTGCTCTTTAACCACACAAGCTGTAGAATATACCAGCATATGAACTATTAAGTACTATATAACTGAAATTAAGACCAGTCTACAGTGACCTGAAATTGATCTTCTCTAAAGCTACAAATTTAATCAGAAGACTTCTTTTAGCTGGAGGCTCAAGTGGAAGAGCCCAATAATTTCTCATAAGAGATTACCACAACTATCCAACTAGCCAAATAATCCACCCCTATTGCCATTGCCAATATTTCACATTTCCTCCCCTTAAATTGTTCTCAAAGAAAAACATATCAGCAGAGCCCAATGGTTACATCCTAATTTTGTAATTAACAAGACAAAAATATTTCAGAACAAACACTCAAAGGACAATATCTAGATTGCCAACAACTCATCTGTGACC
This window encodes:
- the LOC110602464 gene encoding NADH dehydrogenase [ubiquinone] 1 alpha subcomplex subunit 13-B; protein product: MTEAVIRTKPGMASVKDMPILQDGPPPGGFPPVRYARRIPNKGPSAMAIFLAALGTFSYGMYQVGQGNKIRRALKEEKYAARRAILPVLQAEEDERFVKEWNKYLEYEAEVMKDVPGWKVGENVYNSGRWMPPATGELRPDVW